In Geoalkalibacter sp., the DNA window TGGGATTCTGGATGGCTTCACCCAACCCCATGTTGATCACCACCTTTTCGATGCGGGGAACTTCCATCACATTGCGATACCGGAATTCCTTCATCAATTTAGGGGCGATTTCAATGTTGAAAACTTCCTTAAGCCTGGCCATGGAAAGATCTCCCTTACTTATCCACAATTTCGTTGCATTTCTTGCAGAACCGCACCTTACTGCCGTCATCGAGAAACCGCTTGCCGGTGCGGGTGGGCTTGGTGCAGGCGGGACAGACAAGCATGACATTGGCCGCCTGGATCGCAGCCTCCTTCTCGACAATGCCGCCCTCACCCTGACCGGGTCGGGGCCGGCTGTGACGTTTGACCATATTGAGGCCCTCGACGATCAGCCGCCCCTTTTCAGGGAAAACCTGCTGTACCTTGCCGGATTTACCGCTGTCCTTGCCGGTAGTGATCACAACCATGTCGTTTTTCTTGACATGCATTTTCGCAATTGCCATGGTTTTGCTCTCCATCTCTCGATCTGGCGGATCAGATAACTTCCGGCGCCAGGGAAACAATCTTCATGAACTGACGTGCACGCAACTCGCGGGCGACGGGGCCGAAAATGCGGGTTCCGACCGGCTCGCCGGCAGGATTCACAACGACGGCCGAATTGTTGTCGAAGCGAATATAGGAACCGTCGGGGCGCCCGACCTCCTTGGCAGTACGCACGATCACCGCGCGAACGACATCACCCTTTTTGACCTTCGAGTTGGGCAGTGCCTCCTTGACGGAGCAGATGATGATATCGCCGATCCCGGCATACTTTCTCTTGGAGCCACCAATAACTTTGATACAGCAGAGTTTCCGGGCGCCGGAATTATCCGCTACATCAAGCATCGTCTGCATCTGAATCATGGCTCGTATCTCCTAGACGTTCGTGGTCTTTTCAAGAATCTGTCGCACCTTCCAGCGCTTGTCCTTGGAAAGAGGACGCGATTCGACGATCAGCACTTTGTCGCCGACCTTGCAGGTGTTCTGCTCGTCATGCGCCTTGCAGGTCACCTTGCGCCGGATATATTTCTGATAAACGGGATGCTTGACCACCTGGTCCA includes these proteins:
- the rplN gene encoding 50S ribosomal protein L14 — protein: MIQMQTMLDVADNSGARKLCCIKVIGGSKRKYAGIGDIIICSVKEALPNSKVKKGDVVRAVIVRTAKEVGRPDGSYIRFDNNSAVVVNPAGEPVGTRIFGPVARELRARQFMKIVSLAPEVI
- the rpsQ gene encoding 30S ribosomal protein S17, which encodes MTTERGNRKTRIGIVVSDKMDKTVVVRVDQVVKHPVYQKYIRRKVTCKAHDEQNTCKVGDKVLIVESRPLSKDKRWKVRQILEKTTNV
- the rplX gene encoding 50S ribosomal protein L24, with the translated sequence MAIAKMHVKKNDMVVITTGKDSGKSGKVQQVFPEKGRLIVEGLNMVKRHSRPRPGQGEGGIVEKEAAIQAANVMLVCPACTKPTRTGKRFLDDGSKVRFCKKCNEIVDK